The following proteins are co-located in the Mus caroli chromosome 7, CAROLI_EIJ_v1.1, whole genome shotgun sequence genome:
- the Mrgpre gene encoding mas-related G-protein coupled receptor member E, with product MTSLSMHTDSPSTQGEMAFNLTILSLTELLSLGGLLGNGVALWLLNQNVYRNPFSIYLLDVACADLIFLCCHMVAIIPELLQDQLNFPEFVHISLTMLRFFCYIVGLSLLAAISTEQCLATLFPAWYLCRRPRYLTTCVCALIWVLCLLLDLLLSGACTQFFGAPSYHLCDMLWLVVAVLLAALCCTMCVTSLLLLLRVERGPERHQPRGFPTLVLLAVLLFLFCGLPFGIFWLSKNLSWHTPLYFYHFSFFMASVHSAAKPAIYFFLGSTPGQRFREPLRLVLQRALGDEAELGAVREASQGGLVDMTV from the coding sequence ATGACGTCCCTGAGCATGCACACAGATTCTCCCAGCACCCAGGGAGAAATGGCGTTCAACCTGACCATCCTGTCCCTCACAGAGCTCCTCAGCCTGGGCGGGCTGCTGGGCAATGGAGTGGCCCTCTGGCTGCTCAACCAAAATGTCTACAGGAACCCCTTCTCCATCTATCTCTTGGATGTGGCCTGCGCCGACCTCATCTTCCTCTGCTGCCACATGGTGGCCATCATCCCTGAGCTGCTGCAGGACCAGCTGAACTTCCCTGAATTTGTACATATCAGCCTGACCATGCTGCGGTTCTTCTGCTACATTGTGGGCCTGAGCCTCCTGGCGGCCATCAGCACGGAGCAGTGCCTGGCCACTCTCTTCCCTGCCTGGTACCTGTGCCGCCGCCCACGCTACCTGACCACCTGCGTGTGTGCGCTCATCTGGGTGCTCTGCCTGCTACTGGACCTGCTGCTGAGCGGCGCCTGCACCCAGTTCTTCGGAGCACCCAGCTATCACCTGTGTGACATGCTGTGGCTGGTGGTGGCAGTTCTCCTGGCTGCCCTGTGCTGCACCATGTGTGTGACcagcctgctcctgctgctgcggGTGGAGCGTGGTCCAGAGAGGCACCAGCCTCGGGGCTTCCCCACCCTGGTCCTGCTGGCcgtcctgctcttcctcttctgcgGCCTGCCCTTTGGCATCTTCTGGCTGTCCAAGAACCTGTCCTGGCACACACCCCTCTACTTCTATCATTTCAGCTTCTTCATGGCCAGTGTGCACAGCGCAGCCAAGCCTGCCATCTACTTTTTCTTGGGCAGCACACCTGGCCAGAGGTTTCGGGAACCCCTCCGGCTGGTGCTCCAGCGGGCACTTGGAGATGAGGCTGAGCTGGGAGCTGTGAGAGAGGCTTCCCAAGGGGGACTTGTGGACATGACTGTCTAA